The Erinaceus europaeus chromosome 17, mEriEur2.1, whole genome shotgun sequence nucleotide sequence TAGCAGGCAAGGCTGAGGGGGCCCTGACCAGGACCCTGCTGGGTGTCCCCTGCTGGAGCAGCACAGGGTCTCAGAGCAGAGGGAGGGAGCCAGGCATGCAGAGAGGACACCAGAGGGAcaccaggggctggagagagggAATGCTGTGGAGACACCTCCAGACTTAAGAATGCATGGACTGTGGTGAGGACAGGAGCAGGCTGAGATGAGCCCGAGGATGGGGAGGACCAGGGAGGGGACACCTTTGTGCATTCTCTCTGGCCCAGGCTGCCCTGTGAGACAGGCCTGGTGTTTGTCACACTCACATCTGACACTCAGGGGGCTTGGTGACACTGCCTGCACTGCAGGGGAGCCTCTGCTGGGTCCCGGGATGTCTCCCCTCCCACACTAGGGTTGGGGCAGAGCAGGAAAGCACTGACCTTGCAGGGTGGACATGTCCAGCAGGCCTGTGTGTGGacatgtggacacacagcagtCAGCTGAGAGACAGGTGGGCATGTGCTTCTCAGCACCTGAGCCCCAGCCAGACACCTTAGAGATGAGGGTTCACACAGGACAGGAGCCCAcactctgcaggtggtgaaggagaGGGGTTTGCAGCACATGCCCTGGGGGGCTATTCAGGTCAGCATGGGAGGAGGTCAGAGGCCTGGCCTGTGGGGTCAGCCATGAGGACAGACCAGAGGGGACCCTACAGGTGGGACCTTGTGACTCTCTCTCCAGAGTAGAGGGCACAGAGATCCTGAATGAATCAGACTAGCACAGGAAGCTTctagatgggagacagagagagtgagctaGCTGGAGCCCAGGGCAGCCTGCTCTGTCTGCTGGGCCATCCAGGGCTGTGCACATTACCTGATCACTGGCCATTCTGACGCCCACAGCCAATGGGCAGCTGGGAGGACTTTGTCAGTGACCAGACCTTGGAGCCACAGCCCTGTGAGTCTGgcaggaactgagtcccagcaaaaGTGCCCACTCCAGGCTCAGGGGCACAGGCTGTCCTGGCTGGGCACAGGGACCCCTCTGTCCTGCTcagcttcctcctcctcatctgtcACTGCCCTCTGGAGCACTTCCCGGAGTGACTTCCGGCCCCCTGGCTGCCTGAGTCTCCCCACGAAGAAATAGATGAAGGGGTTCACCGCACTGTTCAGGACCAGGAGGGGTCTGGTGATGGCAGATAGAATATCAGTATAATATGGTAGGCCTGGTGATAACCAGATGACAAAGAGAAACACACTATAAGGCAGCCCAAGCAGCAGGAAGGCCAGGACGCTGAGCAGGATGGTCAGGTAGAGCCTGCTGGGCTGCCTCCTCCTGGAGCTGCACTGGACCCGGATGAGCAGAGTCAGGCTGGACACACAGAGCACCAGGAAGGTGAGGAACGATGTCACATTCATAACTGGGTAAACATTGATACAGAAGATGTAAGAACGGAATGCACAAAGTATCGCCCCTATCCCGAAACAAGAGCCCATCCCCCAGATGAGAGCACACAGGATGGAGGAGAGATGGGCAGGGCGGTGGCATCTGTACCAGAGGGGGCAGAGCACAGAGACGCAGCGCTCGGTGCTGACGGCCATCAGCAGGCTCAGACCCACCAGGAAGGATGGTAAAAAGACTGTAAATGTGACTTCGCTAAGCCTTCTTACATAATAAGGTAAAAGATAATATATGGCCCATATACTGTTGGCTAAGAGGAAGATGAAGTCGGCCACGGCCAAGTTGAGGATGTAGACAGAGAAGGGGTTCCTCTTTAAGCGGAAGCCCAGCAGCCAGATGACAGCCCCGTTCCCCACCAAGCCAAGGAGGCAGATGAGCACTGTCACCAGGTGAACTTTATCCCAGTCAATATATAAATCATAGTAACTTGAGCTTTCAATGTATGTGCTATTCCCTAATCCATTTCCTGCTGTTGGAGACACAGCCCAGTGCCCGGCGTTCAGTGTAGAGTAGCCCGTGGTGTTCATCCTGGGCTAGGAGGCCCCTGCTGGCCCTGCTCAGTGTCCCCTGTGAAGGTGGAGATGGGGAGGGACCAGTGTCTCTGAGCTCAGGGGTCCCGTCTCTGCACACACTCAGGCTCAGACCTCCCCAGCCTGGACAAGGACACAGACTAGGTCTCTGGGGGAGCCCCTTCCAGGCAGGACCTGCTCTCACAGCCTTTGAGTCTCCAGCAAGCAGATGATCCCCGTCCTGACCCCAAAGTCCAGTCTCTCCTGACACCCTGCAGAATCCTGGACATGGGTTTCCCCAGAGCCCGGGAAAGAGACGCCTGTGATGCTGGTGTCTGAGCCTCCGGGTGTCCAGCTGGGTCCCTGCTGTCCTCTGGCCTCTAGATCTTTGTCACCTGGACTCTCCTCTCAGCAGGGATGGCTTTTTCTTGAACTTTCTGTAAATTGAATTCTGGATTTAATAAAATACTTGATTTAAAAGAATACTTCAGAAATTACTACATTTATATACCTCACACTTGTGCACATAACCTACACTAATGGGAAATGACAAGTATTGACAATAATATGGAAATTAAAGAGCTCCAttcctgatgggcctagactttccATAGACCCttcctccactgtcactggtcatctccatcaggaacgacgtaatggatccctctgtgggcctctacaggtccTTGTCctccatgtggatcaacaatggcagggcTGCcgcattctctgaagggaggttgggtcaaaatACTCTACCATTCGAAGAAGATGGGTctggaaatgagtgcagcctggcgtgttcttagctgtgaccactgaatgccagctcagacctacagggatgcagaggttacacaggctcctgtgctttatatgggccccagatcacatcagtgggatttacagtcaacaatatttatacactttgcccatattggggagctactctctgcccagatccagatttctagtcctgctAACAACTGTGATACCATGTCCCCAGACAACACCCAGACATctcctacatgttagctgttgggctcaggccaaAATTAGTCAAGTCAGGGGCCCTTCAGAatttgcctaaaatagacctactagcttttttccagaacagagacctccaaatctcatctgctatattcttgcctttcgaactggttcctgtttattaaacaatttgttctgctttatatcttaatactttttcagctaccaagttacaggtgctaccatgatgctaatctgacttccctgggcagatgacctcaccaatgtgttctggagccccacatccccagagccctgccaatatccatgtccagtggagaagcaattactaaagccagaccaaaaaaaaaaaaaaaaaagaatagggatgcttccaatggagaggagggatgtgtgtggaactctggtgatgggaactgggtgtaccctcttatcctatggtattgttaatttttttattttataaatatattttttaaaaagagctctgTTATACTGTGGGGCAGATGCAAACTATGGCAGACATTTTGGAAAACAACAGGACAGCCATAAAGCTAATAATAATGGAAATACCatacgcaaggaccagctaaaggatcctggtttgagcccccggctccccacctgcaggggagtcgcttcacaggtggtgaagcaggtctgcaggtgtctgtctttctctccccctctctgtcttcccctcttctctccatttctctctgtcctatctaacaacaatgacatctacaacaataataactacaacaacaatagaaaacaacaagggcaacaaaaagtcaAAGAGTGGGTGCCGGGAGTCggctggtagtgcagcggattaagcacaagtgatacaaagagcaaggacgggcctaaggatcccggttcaagcccccggctccccacctgcaggggagttgcttcacaggcggtgaagcaggtctgcaggtgtctgtctttctccttctctgtcttctcctcctctctccatttctctctgtcctatccaacaacaatgacatcagtaacaacaacaataataactataacaataaaacaagggcaacaaaaggaaataaataaatcaatattaaaaaaataaaaaagactcggTGCCACTAAGATGCCTGTCATCAGATGACAGGATAAAGGGCACAGTGTGGGAGTTGGGCCATGGTGCAGCCCATGGAGTGTGCATGTTGTCacgtcaaggacccaggttcaagactccactccccaccttcagaggggaagctttttGAGCAACGAAATAGTgttgcagttgtttctcttttctctccctcttgctctcccctttccctctcaatttctatcattctctataaaaaatggtctccaggagtggtggccCCAAACCCCAGTGATGGCCCTGTACCAATGAAATAATAACAGCTGTAAGATATGTGTTCCATGGAattcaaaaaaagatgataatgtATCCTTTGTGACAATTCgggtggaattggaggtgatcgTGCTCAGTGAACTAAAGTAAGGAGGTGAGAGGCAGAcacaccagatggtttcactcttgTGTGAAATCTAGAAAGTTGAAATAcataaagcaaaaaaagaaagaaaaaagaagcgaACATAAAAAGCACAGGAAGCAGTGTGGGTTACAGTGAGTGTTTCCCAGATTATCAGCATCTACTGTGAGAAAGGTCTGAGAGTATCAGGAATGGAAGGAGATTCCCCCAAAGGAAGAGTCAATGAAGGGAACTGTGCCTAAGAGCTTGCTTAAGGGAGGGACCAGAACCTTCCTCTAACTGTGGAGCCAGTCCAGGAATCTTCTGTCAGCTCTTGTGTCTGTCCTGTGTGGAGCTGTCGCATGAGGAGAAGAGGGAAATGGCACAGCATGACCAGCATCCAGGAAGCTGACACATTCACAGGTCCCCCACATGGGGAAGGTGGGCCTGTATATGTCTATTATCTCCTGTACCTCAGTATCTGGAATGATGTTTGATCACATACAAGGTCAGTGACAAAAGCAGAAGCCATTAACCTAGCCATCACATGGCACTGTGAGCCCAGGAATGAACACTTTAAAAACTGtagatgcccatgttcagtggggaagcaatcacagaggccaggccagaccttccaccttctgcatcccataatgtcccttggtctataat carries:
- the LOC103109611 gene encoding mas-related G-protein coupled receptor member A-like, giving the protein MNTTGYSTLNAGHWAVSPTAGNGLGNSTYIESSSYYDLYIDWDKVHLVTVLICLLGLVGNGAVIWLLGFRLKRNPFSVYILNLAVADFIFLLANSIWAIYYLLPYYVRRLSEVTFTVFLPSFLVGLSLLMAVSTERCVSVLCPLWYRCHRPAHLSSILCALIWGMGSCFGIGAILCAFRSYIFCINVYPVMNVTSFLTFLVLCVSSLTLLIRVQCSSRRRQPSRLYLTILLSVLAFLLLGLPYSVFLFVIWLSPGLPYYTDILSAITRPLLVLNSAVNPFIYFFVGRLRQPGGRKSLREVLQRAVTDEEEEAEQDRGVPVPSQDSLCP